A stretch of DNA from Catenulispora acidiphila DSM 44928:
GCGTCCAAAGCCGCCCGCATCCGCACGACCCGCCGCTCCAGCCGCCCGACCGGTCCCTCGCGTCCGCTCTGGTCGATCAGCAGGGCCAGGGTGCCCTCGATGGCGCCGAGCCGGTTCGACAGCTCGTCGAGCATCCGGGGGGTGACGCCGGCGGTCTCGCGCAGCATCTCCGCCTGCTCCTTCAGCTGGCGGTTCTTGCGGTGGAGCTCGGCGAAGACGCCGACCTTGGCGCGCAGGACCCAGGGGTCGAAGGGCTTGGTCAGGTAGTCGGCGGCGCCGGCGGCGTAGCCGCGCAGGGTCTGGTGCGGGCCGTCGCCGGCGGCGGTGAGGAAGATGATCGGGGTGTCGCGGGAGCGTTCGCGCAGGCGGATGTGCGCCGCCACCTCGAAGCCGTCCATGCCGGGCATGCGGACGTCCAGCAGGATCACCGCGAACTCCTCGCGCAGGACTGCGCGCAGGGCCTGCTCGCCGGAGGCCGCGGTGACCAGTTCGTGGCCCAGGGAGCCCAGGATGGACTCCAGCGCCAGCAGGTTCTCGGGGCGGTCGTCGACCAGCAGGATCTTGATGTCGCCGTCGGACGGCGCCGAGGCGCGGTGCGCGTCGTTCACTGGGCCGGGCCTCCTGGTGCGGGCTGGGCGCCGGTCTCGGCGTCGAGCCAGCCTCGCATGACGGTCAGCAGATGCGGGGTGTCCACGGGTTTGGTCACGTAGTCCGAGGCGCCGGCCTCGATG
This window harbors:
- a CDS encoding response regulator, with translation MNDAHRASAPSDGDIKILLVDDRPENLLALESILGSLGHELVTAASGEQALRAVLREEFAVILLDVRMPGMDGFEVAAHIRLRERSRDTPIIFLTAAGDGPHQTLRGYAAGAADYLTKPFDPWVLRAKVGVFAELHRKNRQLKEQAEMLRETAGVTPRMLDELSNRLGAIEGTLALLIDQSGREGPVGRLERRVVRMRAALDAVRV